Proteins found in one Ornithorhynchus anatinus isolate Pmale09 chromosome 8, mOrnAna1.pri.v4, whole genome shotgun sequence genomic segment:
- the GLCCI1 gene encoding glucocorticoid-induced transcript 1 protein isoform X1: MTDKATQTPVCWSEEGGGKRAHQRSASWGSADQLKEQIAKLRQQLQRSKQSSRHNRDTDRHSPLHGIYVAAHQTQASGTRTGPGPLANASAPKSTGPARAPGNVEGLSPELEKVFIKDHGGKEEAAKASDIPDGRRAPPPAPWHRSGRRSMDTQTPSAQGGRSHSGARSPPASPLLGPPGSRDGSPCSAEDLLDDHDKDSGSGSPLPKYASSPKPNNSYVFKREPPEGCERVKVFEEMASRQPGSAPLFSCPDKNKVNFIPTGSAFCPVRLLGPLLPASDLMLKGSPGSAPGSAPGAAADHLPERGSLSSPAGQPGPADPPEGSGPLPGQQQQQQQQQQQRPASSHHYVLL; this comes from the exons ATGACCGACAAAGCCACGCAG ACGCCCGTCTGTTGGTCAGAAGAGGGAGGCGGAAAGCGAGCCCACCAGCGGTCGGCGTCGTGGGGGAGCGCCGACCAACTGAAAGAG cagatCGCCAAGCTGAGGCAGCAACTCCAACGCAGCAAACAGAGCAGTCGTCACAACAGGGACACGGACCGGCACTCGCCCCTCCACGGCATCTACGTCGCAGCCCACCAGACCCAG GCCTCCGGGACCAGGACGGGCCCCGGCCCGCTGGCCAACGCCTCCGCCCCCAAATCGACGGGTCCGGCGCGGGCGCCCGGCAACGTGGAAGGCCTCAGCCCCGAGCTGGAGAAGGTCTTCATCAAAGACCACGGCGGCAAGGAAGAAGCGGCCAAG GCCTCGGACATCCCGGACGGGcggcgggccccgccgccggccccctggCACCGCAGCGGCCGGCGCAGCATGGACACGCAGACGCCGTCGGCGCAGGGGGGCCGCAGCCACAGCGGcgcccgctccccgcccgcctcgccgctcctcggcccgcccggctcgCGGGACGGCAGCCCCTGCTCCGCCGAAGATCTGCTCGACGACCACGACAAAG ATAGCGGGAGCGGCTCGCCGCTCCCCAAGTACGCCTCGTCCCCCAAACCCAACAACAGCTACGTGTTCAAACGCGAGCCCCCCGAAGGATGCGAGCGAGTCAAGGTCTTTGAGGAGATGGC GTCTCGCCAGCCCGGCTCGGCCCCCCTGTTCTCGTGCCCCGACAAAAACAAGGTGAACTTCATCCCGACGGGCTCGGCCTTCTGTCCGGTCAGGCTGCTGGGGCCCCTCCTGCCCGCCTCGGACCTGATGCTCAAGGGCtcccccggctcggccccgggcTCGGCCCCGGGCGCCGCGGCGGACCACCTCCCCGAACGGGGCTCCCTCTCCTCGCCCGCCGGCCAGCCCGGCCCGGCGGACCCCCCGGAGGGCTCCGGCCCCCTGcccggccagcagcagcagcagcagcagcagcagcagcagcgccccGCCTCTTCTCACCACTACGTGCTCCTCTAG
- the GLCCI1 gene encoding glucocorticoid-induced transcript 1 protein isoform X2 produces MTDKATQTPVCWSEEGGGKRAHQRSASWGSADQLKEIAKLRQQLQRSKQSSRHNRDTDRHSPLHGIYVAAHQTQASGTRTGPGPLANASAPKSTGPARAPGNVEGLSPELEKVFIKDHGGKEEAAKASDIPDGRRAPPPAPWHRSGRRSMDTQTPSAQGGRSHSGARSPPASPLLGPPGSRDGSPCSAEDLLDDHDKDSGSGSPLPKYASSPKPNNSYVFKREPPEGCERVKVFEEMASRQPGSAPLFSCPDKNKVNFIPTGSAFCPVRLLGPLLPASDLMLKGSPGSAPGSAPGAAADHLPERGSLSSPAGQPGPADPPEGSGPLPGQQQQQQQQQQQRPASSHHYVLL; encoded by the exons ATGACCGACAAAGCCACGCAG ACGCCCGTCTGTTGGTCAGAAGAGGGAGGCGGAAAGCGAGCCCACCAGCGGTCGGCGTCGTGGGGGAGCGCCGACCAACTGAAAGAG atCGCCAAGCTGAGGCAGCAACTCCAACGCAGCAAACAGAGCAGTCGTCACAACAGGGACACGGACCGGCACTCGCCCCTCCACGGCATCTACGTCGCAGCCCACCAGACCCAG GCCTCCGGGACCAGGACGGGCCCCGGCCCGCTGGCCAACGCCTCCGCCCCCAAATCGACGGGTCCGGCGCGGGCGCCCGGCAACGTGGAAGGCCTCAGCCCCGAGCTGGAGAAGGTCTTCATCAAAGACCACGGCGGCAAGGAAGAAGCGGCCAAG GCCTCGGACATCCCGGACGGGcggcgggccccgccgccggccccctggCACCGCAGCGGCCGGCGCAGCATGGACACGCAGACGCCGTCGGCGCAGGGGGGCCGCAGCCACAGCGGcgcccgctccccgcccgcctcgccgctcctcggcccgcccggctcgCGGGACGGCAGCCCCTGCTCCGCCGAAGATCTGCTCGACGACCACGACAAAG ATAGCGGGAGCGGCTCGCCGCTCCCCAAGTACGCCTCGTCCCCCAAACCCAACAACAGCTACGTGTTCAAACGCGAGCCCCCCGAAGGATGCGAGCGAGTCAAGGTCTTTGAGGAGATGGC GTCTCGCCAGCCCGGCTCGGCCCCCCTGTTCTCGTGCCCCGACAAAAACAAGGTGAACTTCATCCCGACGGGCTCGGCCTTCTGTCCGGTCAGGCTGCTGGGGCCCCTCCTGCCCGCCTCGGACCTGATGCTCAAGGGCtcccccggctcggccccgggcTCGGCCCCGGGCGCCGCGGCGGACCACCTCCCCGAACGGGGCTCCCTCTCCTCGCCCGCCGGCCAGCCCGGCCCGGCGGACCCCCCGGAGGGCTCCGGCCCCCTGcccggccagcagcagcagcagcagcagcagcagcagcagcgccccGCCTCTTCTCACCACTACGTGCTCCTCTAG